From the genome of Tripterygium wilfordii isolate XIE 37 chromosome 6, ASM1340144v1, whole genome shotgun sequence:
CATAACCAGAATAGGTTGAGTCCAAAATCAGCTATAAGGCACAAGCATCTTGATTGTTAACGATGCACCTATACTAAGTCAGCGTATTACTATCTCCAGTTACCTTCCTAGAACAGATAACATAAATGTGGGATGGGGACaagaataaagctttacttttttacattggaaagaaaaaaaaccttgATTTTTCCCCTTAAGTTATGTATTCCACACAATTTAATGATACCacgaaaacaaataaaaaagttattttgaaatgcaaaagaaacaaataagaaaCCCATTAAGAGAAACAACAAAATAGCCTAAGCTGCGAAACCAGACCTTTCCAGACATCATGTCAATGGAGACAATATGGGAGACAGTTTCTTGAGAAAATATCACAGGTGCATATTCATCTTGAATGGGTGCAGGATCTAACTTTTCAGGAATGCAATCTTGAACTAAAGTCTGATCCTCAGTTTCCATCTTCTTAATTGTCCATCCATGCTGCTTTTCAAATTGCTCCCTCACTGAATGAGGAACTTTTAAAGCATAAGCAACACCACTAGTTAGTGGCCTCTCAAAAGCAGTTCTCTCAGTATATAGACCAAATGTTTTCTGTCAAATGAAGGAGACTTCACAATTAGCATCACAGCAACAGCAAAGCTTGTTGTGTGGGGTAATAGTAATGACATACTTCTTGCTGAAGCTATTTGAATCATGGAATAATACATTCATTTCCCAAGTTTTACCATATGAGCAAATGCAACTAAAGGTCAGAAAGATCCATCAATGGCAAATCTCTAAAGGAAAAGCATAACTATTGTGACTATCTTACGAGACGAGTCATCACATTGGTTTTATACACAAGTTACAGACCCCTGGATGTCACCAGATGTCACCAGAAACTGAAGAAGcattaaggaaaataaaatagacaAGGGGTTACCTGATCAATAGCAGAAGGGTTTTTCCCATGGTGAAATGTGGATACAAGAATTGCCAATGAATGAACATGGTTCAAGCTCACATTGAACCGATCCTGCAACATTCGAGCTCGTTCGTCACACATGTTGGCAAGAGTCACTTCTCGTCCCAAAATGTCTTTTTTATTCAGGTACCAAAATAACCAAATAGACACAACAATTCCTAGCAAGACAAATACTATAAGGAGCTTCTTACTCCACTTCCCAGCACCTTTAGGAGCACTTTGGGCTTGCTGTTGCTGCTTCTGCCAGTGTTGTGTCGCTGGCTCCTGCTCATCTATCTTATGCTTTTGGTCATTCAAAAGTTGTAACCGACATCCAGATATGATGCAGCTCAGTATTGGAATTGTTATTCCAAGAAGGAGCGACCACCATCCTTTCACCAGCCACAAGGAGAGAATCTTGCATAAATCATCTATGTATTTCCTTGATGCAATTCTTTGCAAAATATTCTGTTAAAAGGCAAAACAACCAAAAACAAAGAGTTGCTATTAGATTATGTATTTTCCTAAAACTCTACTTACCCAAACCAGTGTGAAAGATTCAAAATAAGAGGTTTGCAAAAAGAAAGTCATGATATTTTACTACTTCAAACTACAAGCACAAATACTAGCACAATTGAGAGATCATGGATCAAGTTAAAAGCGAAAGTGTAGCCATTGTACCTGATCAGCTTCAGAGAAGAAGGAAATCTGAAGCAAGACTTGAGCTTTTTCTCCACAATAATCCCAATTCTTCCGTGTCCTTCCCATTGTCCCATCAAAACTCAAGAGAAGCCAAATACTAACTATGGTAACAAGTCCTAAAAGCCAAAACAATTTTCTCCACCATTTCCTGCCACACTTGGGCCCATGCAAGGGCTCCTTAGCCTTCATAAGGCTCAGACTCGCTGACAAtctgccattaattccagagaGCTTGCAATTAATAGACATCTTCACAAAAGCTCACCAACGTATCTTCAAGAAAAATCCCTGTGACCTAGACAAAAACCCAAGCTCCAGCAATAGAGTTCATCGGAATTACATACCCAATAGCACTATTATATGAAGAATGAACTTTCTGAAAACGCAACTcatcaaaacccattaaaaTCACTTTACTGAAAACCCACTTGGAAGACACAAGCACAATGGGGCAAATCGCACACCGAGCAGCTCCAAATGTACGCAGTGCAGGGAAACAATGTTGTTGGTTCAAGTTCCTCGGTGGAGCTTTAAAATCCAACCAAAATCAGTTCGGAAACACAAAGAGGAGCCAGTAAGCAAACCAAAGAACAAGGTGAACCAAACCCATTTGTGAAGTGAGGGAATCAATTGTGAGATcaggaaaaacaaaatattgacCCTTTTCCAATACCTGGGTCTTACAACTTGCCTAAGCACTGTATAGCCAAAAGAAGCATCAAGAGTGGAACTTTTTCAAAGCCAACCCATAACAATGACAAACCTGAACCACCTCAGTTGATTTCTGTGAAAACCCAACTGGAATCAATGATCATATTTGGATAAAAAGAAGTgtccctttctttctttgttttccagcatttctctctctcactcaacTACTTTCAGTTTGGCGTACAGCATTTGAAATTGAGGTTGGGGCACACCGCACATGATAATCCCATCATCTGGATCTGGTGGGGAAGCTTAACCCAAAGCAAACTAAAGAAACCGCCaacgtcaaaaaaaaaaacagattatGGGTAATGCTACATTGCCAAATATATTATTCccgtttatttttattattgtttagGGTTCAAGATCGTATCTTCTAGTTTCTGCGAGGGTTGAAAGGGACAATCACTCTCTTCTGCAGTATACAGAGAGGGACACATAGGGGTAAAGACGTAAATGAAATGGACGCTTTCAGTTACCAACTTACCATTGCAGTGGAGAAAAATGCTCTCTTTTCCCGATAAAAATTTACAACATCCTGGTTAAACAAACAGTGGCGATTAAATTAATGGAGGAACTGGGTGGTGGTTAACATGCGCGTTGATGCTAAAGAAATAATCTTTATGGTTTTTGATGATGTGGGTTCTTCCTTCCATGAAAATATATGTCGCCTAAATAGCCCTCCCACCATAGTTTCTTATTGGAAATCATCAGGAAAGAACAAAGTAATGGGGTCTATAAAAAGCAAATCCCCATTAAACTAATCACATTAAGCAATATCATGATTACTTTGACCATTATTACAAGATATTTCTCTTAAAATGTAGGGGATATTGTGGACTTTTTTCTACCACTTGTATTGTAATCAATAGCAGACCTTCTGCCATAATATAGCCAAATTAGTGAACTGGATTATATACAATAATGGTTGTTGAGCCGTAAAGAGTAGACTAAGAAGCCATATAATTACACATAATGTTAATTAATGAATGCAGTTATGGCTCAAACCATTATCCATGTATGTGTTGTTAGGTTGGTGGACCATGTGATGACAGACAATTTCTGTAAGCAAATTGTACCAACTTTGGAACAAAACAATATCAGAGCTTCACAACAAACTTGAAAGTCTAATTTATGTCACATGAATGCAAgcataaatattaaattcaaGTGATGGAGTCCAATGCATATCACTTCTTGTTTGTTCAGGAGCAGCGTTCCTGGGTGGGTCGATATGGATTGCCACCCAAGACACCTtatctttttaaaaatattcttATTGTAGTATCCCAAAACTATTTAAGTAACATAAAACATTTAATTTCGTCATTTTTAATGCAAGGCAACACTGGAAAAATCACTGCCATTTTACTTGAGGTTTTATTGCAACAACAGAATCTGTAGTTATCCTGACAACTAAATTACATACTAATTGACTAAATTAATGTCAGTTAAGGCAAAAACATAATGACAGTCGGGGTTTTATCTGTTATAAATTGAAGTTGTTCAGACAACTCACTATCATTAAGCAAGAATAAGATTgatcaaattataaaaattcAACTGCCAGCACAACACAATATTCAATATATGTGCGAATACATGACGACatcttattttgaaaaattcattTATAAAATCACTTGGAGAAATATTCACCTATTTCCCATCTCTATATGTAGGGGCATGATTCAttgttgacatatatatatatatatatatatagacacacacatctAATGATGTGAATTTCTTTGAGTACAGGTTGGAAGTGACTCAATTCTTGCATGGCCCCCCAATAATTAGTCCAATCGAGATAAACTTTAGTCCCACCACCATCACCCCCCACCACAATGGTCTCCTACTCCTACATATACCTCCCCCAAGGCAGATTTCTATCTCAAATTATGTAAAAGTTGAAAACAAATTTGACCTAATTAAGCTTTTTTTAGTATAGCTATAGGCAAATTATAGAAGATCTTGAAAAGTTCCTTATCTTGCGAGTATCTGTTTGTTTATTCGTTTTTGCTGGCTCTCCTTTCTTCAACCTTTTctggaaaacaagaaaaataaccaGCATCAACAATGCTTTATAATGACTTTATGACTAAAACAATCACATCTTCCTCAAAGGATTAATTaatagaacaagaaaaaaatcacTTATTTGGAACATCTTAGATGGATCTAAATTTGAGTCGTCaggtttatatacataaaaacTTTTCACTTAAGAACAATATAAATTGAGTTAAAACGTAACGTATGACCATTAAAATATTGCTCACAACGTAAATTCAGCTCAACAACTCCCGATTCTTTACAGTTTGGCCTCATGGAGCTCTAAGTGGAGTCACCCTttggttattttattttattgatgtgataaTTTTACTTCCTAAACCTAAAGCATTCAGACATACATTCATCGTATGCCCCGCATAGATTCTGCGTTGGTTGATCTGATTTTGTAGAGATTCTGGGGAGTCGTGAACACTAAGTGACAGCGGGGACCACATTGACAGGCTGGACAGTGACAAAGACGCGCGAAGCCACTAGAGGACGACAAGTCATCAATCAACACGGATGAGATGGGAGGGACCCTCCACCAGCTTCTCTGTTCGGCTGTGCAGGCTTTGTAGCTGGAGGGGTTGGGAACGCGACGGAGGAGGAGTCAGACAGACAAAACCCATAACCCCCTATTGTACACAAACAAAATGTCTTTATTCGGCTTCGTGGGTGGGCTTCTTGTTTTTGTGTCGATAAAGTGTTCGGTAGAATGTCCAGAAGTCTCTCTGTCTTCATGCGGCCCACAATGAGATTTGATTTTAGATGCGGCCCCATTCCCTCCTGGTATGTGCTCTCGCCTCTCATCGTCTTATTAATGCCATTATTAAATACCCTCTATGGCTCTAACCTGTTTGTTGAATTGACTGACCGAAATTGGCATCTTGCTGGAGAGATTTTGACCATTGGAATGCTGGTGGTGTTTGTTATATGTGGTTGAATACGCTATTCGAGTTATCTAAGTCGCTGTTTGTTTGTCATACAAGGGCCGAAAAATAGAACACATATGATTCCCTGATACATTGTTGAAGGTGTGAGACCCAACTTCCAAAAGTCCTGTATCAGAGTCTGTTTCCAGCAAATAAAAACCGTCTTTTGGTTTTAAGATACAAGTAACAGCACGAAAGGATTGTTAGTCCTAGTGTTGTTGAAAATGGTTCCTATAGGCTTCTTTCAAATTATATGGCTTCTGTCGTCCATGTGACTAGGTGCTAAGATCCAAAGTTGAAGGTTCTCTTCACTCCCCAAAACCATGAACCCTTGACTCCTTTTGATATCattaatgtcattttttttttgaaagaacaTTAATATCATATTTTGTTCTCAGCAGACATGTAGCttttttatgtgtttattttatgttaaaAGTGAAATGTTTTATGTTAAAAAGGCACCTGCTGCTTTATGGATTTGCTGGAGATAAAATGGGAAGCCTTTGGAGTGTTTAACTTTCTATCCGAAGCAAATAATTAGTGTTGGAAACTTGAGATTTGAGAGTTTGTGTTTTACAGCTTGAGACTGCAATTATTGTTTTGGTAATGATAATGACTTTTTTGTTGTAAAGTTCATTGCATGTTCCAAATTTCCAATGCTTTCTGTGAATGCAGTCTCATCGAGTATAGCTAAATGGTTTATCCAAGAACATCAAGGATATATTTTTCCTTGACTTGACGCAAAGTAAAGTTAATAGCCTTTTGTCTCAAATTCACCTTAATGTTtcccttttgttcttttttgttttgtgggtTCCTTTCCTTTTCGTTGTTGGTTGATAGAATTCTTACCATTTAAATTTGTCAAGTAAACCATTAATGAGACACCTGAATGGTTTGCTCTTATAAATTGTAATTAGTGATTGTATATTCTGTTGGGAAAGAAAAGTGAGAATCATGTTGTTTTTTGACAGTCTGGAGAATATAAATCTATATCTTTAAAATGTCCAAAATAGTTAGGGATAAGTATTACGTAGACTCTCTAAGTTACGAAAAAGGATCAATTCAGCCCTTCATATTTTTTGCTCAATGTTAATTGATAGTTCAATCAAGCATTGAGTCACTATTCCGTCAAAACGTTGATGACATGACTGTTAAGTGTTGaggtgtaatttttttatttttaaatcaatttcTACATTGGAAAAAAAGTccaataaaaagatgccaagtGTGTTTTTGACTCccttttatgaaaaaaattccGAAAATCTTTTCAACataattaaaaaatcaaaatcaagaacCTCCTTTTTGGACATCACCGCCACAATTTCGTCGACAACCAAGAACCTCCTCCTGCACAATTTCGCCGTCAACGACGGAGCTCTCTTAGACTATCAGGAACGAAATCTTCAGATCAACACAGGTACACGATTGGATAGTTTCATCAGTGTTAGGATttattatcccacatcggttgttgagggaTTTGGTGTCTAGCATATAAGCTAGTCCAAGTCTTCAAACCTAAGTCCAGGCTTTTTCAAAGGGAGgggttgggaactgccacggcccaaaggGCTAAGATGGTGGGGaggttgggtttgggtttgggtttgtgccatcgtgggattttctacatggtgtcgaagcaggtgtgcgctcgtccttgataagaagtccactcgttggacCTTGGGCTtcgatacccagtccacgagtgcgggggagtgttggaatttattatcccacatcggttgttgagggaTTTGGTGTCTAGCATATAAGCTAGCCCAAGTCTTCAAACCTAAGTTCCTCCTTTGTATGCTAGCCCAAGTCTTCAAACCTAAGTCCCTCCTTTTCCAAATGGAGGGGCTAGGAACTACCACGGCCCAAAGGgttgagatggtggggaggttgggtttgggtttgtgcCATCGTacaaacatcttcttcttctgataAAGCAACAGTAACCTCTGGAAGAGGTAGCTGTGTTGCCTGATAAACCATTGCCAGAAGACCAATCAGCAACATAACCTACCTCTGTGTTGCCTGATAAACCATTGCCAGAAGACCAATCAGCAACATAACCGTTCTTTTTGAAGCCATCCCTAAAGGAATAGAAGGTAGATCTATCCTAGatttcaacccaaaaaaaaatagtttgaaaATAGATctggattttgtttggtttttctcAAACTCTCTCACAGTCCTTTTCTTGGTTGAATCCTAGAACTACTGGTACTCTCTCCTCCCTTGTTCGTCTTCTTTGCAATATTGCATTGAGTAGTTGACGATAGATTTGCACTTCCAAGCACATGCATTATCTCTGTgacgtacaaaaaaaaaatgtagtagTTCAGTCTCCCATCTTCACCAACGAGTTGAGAGAAAGAAAGTGAGAGATGGCCAGGGAAGCAACTAAATCAACTACAATGAATGGAGGAGATGGAGAGTACAGCTACTTCCAGAATTCCTCATTTCAGGCAATGTTTCCAATTCTCAATTCCTTTTTCACTCATCATGACAACAGAATTCTCACATACTGAGTTGATTATTTTGCAGAGAAGCCAAATGGAGTCAGTGAAGCTGTTAATAAAGGAAGGAATTGATGAAAAGTTTGATGTAATTTCATCATCACCAGAATTTATCAGGATTGCAGATTTTGGATGCTCTGTTGGCCCTAATACGTTTATTGCCATGCAGAACATTATTGATTCAATGAAACTCAAATACCAATCTCATTATGGTCTTGAATTTCAAGTGTTGTTCAATGACTTCATCTCCAATGATTTCAACACACTCTTCAAGAATCTTCCATTGAATAGGCAATACCTAGCAGCTGCTGTTCCTGGCACGTTTCATGGCCGATTGGTACCCAAAAACTCTCTACATTTCGTCCACTCTTCATTTTCACTTCACTGGCTTTCACATGCTCCTGAAGAGTTAGTAGATGAGAGCTCCCCTGCGTACAATAAGGGGAGGATCTTTTATACAGGTGCCCCAGTTGAAGTTTTGGAGGCTTACTTAGCTCAATTTGCCATGGACATGACCTCTTTTCTGGATGCCAGGTCACTGGAGCTTGTCCATGGAGGGCTCATGACCCTCATACTACCATGCATCCCAGATGGGATCCCTCGTGCACAATCCGATTTCTTAATATGTAATGATTTACTTGAATCCAGTCTCATAGACCTGACAAAAGAGGTAATGTTATTCAAAAATCCGAAACCGTCAAGTTACTGGGAATGTACTCATGTGCTTGTCTTCTGTTTTTTAGGGATCAGTAAGTGAAGGAAAGTTGGACTCCTTCAATTTGCCCATCTACAACCCAACTGTGCAGGAGTTCAAGGCCTTGATAGAGAGTAATCCTTGCTTCAGCATTGAGAGAATGGCATCCCTCATCCTTGACGAAGAAGAATTTAATGTACAAACGGTTCGGTGGTTCCACTCTCCAGAGCTATTTGGGAAGGACTTCTCAGTGACCACTTTGGTAATGACATCATTGATGAGCTGTTTGATCGGTACACCCAAAAAGTTGACTCTTTCATCAATTCAGGATCACCAATATATGATATGTTTCTGGTTTTTGTCCTTCTGAAGCGCAATGATGCTTGATCACCTCACAGCTTCTGTTTTTAAGCCCAGTTGCAAATTCAATGAAAGAAATTTGGATCATTTTCTTGATTTGGGGTTGTCATTATTGCTGCTTTTGAACTAATAAAAGGCATGCATAATATGTAACCCACTGATGTGGGACTCTGTTTCTATCATAAATTAAAAAGGTTGCCTGATTCAATCTATGTTAGAAATGATTCTCAAGTTCAACAATTTCTACTTGTTTTGTAGGGTTAACAAGTAAAACAAGTGATTCATATGAGATTCTCGTGTATGTATGTACCAGGTTCGGGTGGGTTTGTGCGTGCCTAGCCTGACCTGAGTTTGGGTTTAGTGGTATGTATAAATGTCACGCTTGCTAAATTActcttggttaccaaaaaaaaaaagtttatgtaCAAGGTTGGATTCACATCTCTAACTACTCATAACCAAGATAGAAGGAGAAGGGCATACGATTTATTCATGTGCAAACCACCTGCTAACTAACATTAGTTAGAGCAAAATGCATGTGGCAAACATCCCATGCACCTTCTCAAATTCACAACTTGACCAATCCCAAGCATAAATTTTACTCCAAGTCTTCTTTGCATCTCTGAATTAGCAGTAGAATCACTCCAATGGCGGCTCTACGGCTTTTCATTCTTCTCTCAATAGTTGCAATTGCAAAATCTCAACCTCCTAATCCAATCAACCAAACTGACCTCCAGATAGCCATGTCTGACATGAGAACTTGGTCTTATCATGGTTTTGTCATCCTCCTCAA
Proteins encoded in this window:
- the LOC119999917 gene encoding loganic acid O-methyltransferase-like isoform X2, whose product is MAREATKSTTMNGGDGEYSYFQNSSFQRSQMESVKLLIKEGIDEKFDNIIDSMKLKYQSHYGLEFQVLFNDFISNDFNTLFKNLPLNRQYLAAAVPGTFHGRLVPKNSLHFVHSSFSLHWLSHAPEELVDESSPAYNKGRIFYTGAPVEVLEAYLAQFAMDMTSFLDARSLELVHGGLMTLILPCIPDGIPRAQSDFLICNDLLESSLIDLTKEGSVSEGKLDSFNLPIYNPTVQEFKALIESNPCFSIERMASLILDEEEFNVQTVRWFHSPELFGKDFSVTTLVMTSLMSCLIGTPKKLTLSSIQDHQYMICFWFLSF
- the LOC119999917 gene encoding loganic acid O-methyltransferase-like isoform X1, with translation MAREATKSTTMNGGDGEYSYFQNSSFQRSQMESVKLLIKEGIDEKFDVISSSPEFIRIADFGCSVGPNTFIAMQNIIDSMKLKYQSHYGLEFQVLFNDFISNDFNTLFKNLPLNRQYLAAAVPGTFHGRLVPKNSLHFVHSSFSLHWLSHAPEELVDESSPAYNKGRIFYTGAPVEVLEAYLAQFAMDMTSFLDARSLELVHGGLMTLILPCIPDGIPRAQSDFLICNDLLESSLIDLTKEGSVSEGKLDSFNLPIYNPTVQEFKALIESNPCFSIERMASLILDEEEFNVQTVRWFHSPELFGKDFSVTTLVMTSLMSCLIGTPKKLTLSSIQDHQYMICFWFLSF